The nucleotide sequence CAATGGCATGAAGCCAAACCAGCGTTAGATTTCAAACGTGTTAATGGTGGACTGTTAGTTCAAGATCGTGACTTGGGTATGGTAAAAGAAGAAAACTTAAGAGTAGTCACTCAACGTCAACCAAGTGAACGTGAACTTAAAGATGCACTCTTCTGCTGGAAAGTCGCAAAATTTGTAAAATCAAATGCCATTGTTTACGCAAAAAACGATATGACTGTCGGTATTGGTGCAGGACAAATGAGCCGTGTGTATTCTGCAAAAATTGCGGGGATTAAAGCCGCTGATGAAGGCTTAGAAGTTGCAGGTTGTGCAATGGCATCAGATGCATTCTTCCCATTTAGAGATGGTATTGATGCAGCAGCACTTGCCGGTGTGACTTGTGTTATTCAGCCTGGTGGTTCAATTCGTGATGATGAAGTGATTGCAGCTGCAAATGAACATAACATCGCGATGATTTTCACCAATATGCGCCACTTCCGTCATTAATAAGGTATTGATATGAAGATTTTGATTATTGGTAATGGTGGTCGTGAGCATGCTTTAGCTTGGAAAGCCGTTCAATCACCGCTTACTACACAAGTCTTTGTTGCGCCGGGTAATGCTGGAACAGCGTTAGAGCAAGGCGTACAAAACGTTGCAATCAGTGCAACGGATATTCCTGCATTAATTGCCTTTGCTCTAGAGAATAATATTGATTTAACAATTGTTGGCCCTGAAGCCCCACTTGTTATTGGTGTTGTTGATGCCTTTAAAGCAGCGGGACTGACCATCTTTGGTCCAACAAAAGGAGCCGCTCAATTAGAGGGTTCTAAAGCTTTTACAAAAGATTTTTTAGCTCGACATAAAATTCCAACTGCGGATTATCAAAATTTTACAGAGATAGCGCCTGCACTTGAGTACCTCAATAAAGTAGGCGCGCCGATTGTTATCAAAGCAGATGGTTTAGCAGCAGGTAAAGGCGTTATTGTTGCAATGACACAAGCTGAGGCTGAAGCTGCAATTAAAGATATGCTGGCTGGCAATGTTTTTGGTGATGCAGGGCACCGTATTGTTATCGAAGAATATCTTGATGGTGAAGAAGCTAGCTTTATTGTCATAGTTGATGGTGAACACGTTATTCCAATGGCAACAAGCCAAGATCATAAGCGTGTCGGCGATGGCGATACAGGTCCTAATACTGGGGGAATGGGT is from Proteus columbae and encodes:
- the purD gene encoding phosphoribosylamine--glycine ligase produces the protein MKILIIGNGGREHALAWKAVQSPLTTQVFVAPGNAGTALEQGVQNVAISATDIPALIAFALENNIDLTIVGPEAPLVIGVVDAFKAAGLTIFGPTKGAAQLEGSKAFTKDFLARHKIPTADYQNFTEIAPALEYLNKVGAPIVIKADGLAAGKGVIVAMTQAEAEAAIKDMLAGNVFGDAGHRIVIEEYLDGEEASFIVIVDGEHVIPMATSQDHKRVGDGDTGPNTGGMGAYSPAPVVTPEIHQQVMERIIYPTVKGMASEGHRYQGFLYAGLMIDKQGVAKVIEFNCRFGDPETQPIMMRMQSDLVELCLAGAKGNLKDKDPHWDPRPALGIVIAAGGYPADYRQGDVIEGLTPTSSTTAKVFQAGTTLNDKGEVITAGGRVLCVTALGDDIEQAQKNAYALAKGIHWDGSFYRHDIGYRAIARLKK